From a single Sinorhizobium sp. RAC02 genomic region:
- a CDS encoding putative quinol monooxygenase: protein MDRNRDQQIVRIAELEIDPAQLDAYKALLAEEIEASVRLEPGVLMLHAVSLVEAPEKIRLLEVYADESAYQAHLATPHFQKYKMLTASMVRALRLVPVTPILMSAK, encoded by the coding sequence GTGGACCGAAATCGAGATCAGCAGATCGTCCGGATTGCCGAGCTTGAAATCGATCCCGCGCAGCTCGATGCGTACAAAGCCTTGCTTGCGGAAGAAATCGAAGCATCCGTTCGGCTCGAACCGGGCGTCCTGATGCTGCATGCGGTTTCCCTTGTCGAAGCGCCGGAGAAGATCCGGCTGCTGGAAGTCTATGCCGATGAAAGCGCGTATCAGGCCCACCTCGCCACGCCGCATTTTCAGAAGTACAAGATGCTCACGGCCTCCATGGTTCGCGCGCTCCGCCTCGTGCCGGTGACGCCGATCCTGATGAGTGCCAAGTAG
- a CDS encoding 5-guanidino-2-oxopentanoate decarboxylase, producing the protein MTTKTVGEVLVDLLEANGVEVVFGIPGVHTVELYRGLAASKIRHITPRHEQGAGFMADGYARVSGKPGVALVITGPGLTNTITAMAQARQDSVPMLVISGVNRRDSLGHGRGLLHELPDQQGMMKTLALYSHTLLNPADLPLVVERAFAVLLSGRPGPVHIEIPTDVMAKPIETGSFPAAVATRPRADAETLQRAAILCTNASRPVILAGGGAITAEEEIRELAERIGAPVVTTVNGRGLLGGHPLRIPASPSLKAVRRLLSDADLVVAFGTEFGPTDYDINVDGGFPRLKTLIRIDIDAAQLARTPQSGLSIFSSAKTAAAGMLGFLEGHKPISNGAARAETVRKNAWNELTPKMQTEVRIIDAIWKTLPKAIIVGDSTQAVYAGNYYCDAPRVRSWFNAATGYGALGFAPPAAVGAALAEPDAPIICLVGDGGLQFSLSEIGSAADANARVVFLVWNNDGYQEIENFMVDAGITPEGVKPSAPDFIAIGTAYGLPSERLADVRDLPASLERAAARTGPSLVEIHQTKTVGATA; encoded by the coding sequence ATGACCACGAAAACCGTAGGCGAAGTTCTCGTCGACCTGCTCGAAGCCAATGGCGTCGAGGTCGTGTTCGGCATTCCGGGCGTGCATACGGTCGAGCTCTATCGCGGGCTCGCCGCCTCGAAGATCCGCCACATCACGCCGCGCCACGAGCAGGGCGCCGGCTTCATGGCGGACGGTTACGCCCGTGTTTCCGGCAAGCCGGGCGTCGCCCTCGTCATCACCGGCCCCGGCCTCACCAACACCATCACGGCGATGGCACAGGCGCGGCAGGATTCCGTGCCGATGCTGGTGATCTCAGGCGTCAACCGGCGCGATTCGCTGGGTCACGGCCGCGGCCTGTTGCATGAGTTGCCGGACCAGCAGGGCATGATGAAGACGCTGGCCCTCTATTCGCACACGCTGCTCAACCCCGCCGACCTGCCGCTTGTCGTGGAGCGCGCCTTCGCGGTGCTGCTCTCCGGTCGCCCAGGCCCCGTGCATATCGAAATACCGACCGACGTGATGGCAAAACCCATCGAGACCGGCAGCTTCCCGGCCGCCGTCGCGACCCGCCCGCGCGCCGATGCGGAAACGCTTCAGCGTGCCGCAATCCTCTGCACCAATGCCTCCCGCCCCGTCATTCTAGCGGGTGGCGGCGCGATCACGGCGGAAGAGGAAATCCGCGAACTCGCCGAACGGATCGGCGCACCGGTGGTCACCACAGTCAATGGCCGCGGCCTGCTCGGCGGCCATCCGCTGCGCATTCCGGCAAGCCCCAGCCTCAAGGCCGTGCGGCGGCTACTCTCCGATGCCGATCTCGTTGTCGCTTTCGGTACCGAATTCGGCCCGACGGACTATGACATCAATGTCGATGGCGGCTTCCCGCGCCTCAAGACGCTGATCCGCATCGATATCGACGCGGCCCAGCTCGCTCGCACGCCACAGTCTGGCCTGTCGATCTTCTCCAGCGCCAAGACGGCAGCGGCCGGCATGCTGGGCTTTCTGGAAGGCCACAAGCCGATCAGCAACGGTGCAGCACGCGCCGAGACTGTACGCAAAAATGCCTGGAACGAGCTGACGCCGAAGATGCAGACGGAAGTCCGCATCATCGATGCGATCTGGAAGACGCTGCCGAAGGCGATCATCGTTGGCGATTCCACGCAGGCCGTCTATGCCGGCAACTACTATTGCGATGCGCCGCGCGTACGCAGCTGGTTCAATGCCGCGACGGGTTACGGTGCACTCGGCTTCGCGCCGCCTGCGGCCGTGGGCGCGGCACTTGCCGAACCCGATGCGCCGATCATCTGCCTGGTCGGCGATGGCGGCCTGCAATTCTCCCTGTCGGAAATCGGCTCGGCAGCGGATGCGAATGCCCGTGTCGTCTTCCTCGTCTGGAACAATGACGGCTACCAGGAGATCGAGAATTTCATGGTCGATGCCGGCATCACGCCGGAGGGCGTAAAACCCTCGGCGCCGGATTTCATCGCCATCGGCACCGCTTATGGCCTGCCCTCCGAACGCCTCGCCGACGTGCGCGATCTCCCGGCCTCACTGGAGCGGGCCGCGGCTCGAACGGGGCCGAGTTTGGTCGAAATCCACCAGACAAAAACAGTCGGAGCGACGGCGTAG
- a CDS encoding DUF952 domain-containing protein, with the protein MAKTIYKIVPASLWQKTRETGIFEGAAIDLADGFIHFSTATQARETAARHFAGQSDLLLIAVDGGSLGEKLVYEPSRGGDLFPHLYATLPLFAVLWEKPLPLGPDGTHQFPEMSL; encoded by the coding sequence ATGGCCAAAACAATCTACAAGATCGTTCCGGCAAGTCTGTGGCAAAAAACCAGGGAGACCGGGATTTTCGAGGGCGCCGCGATCGACCTCGCTGACGGCTTCATCCATTTCTCCACCGCGACCCAGGCGCGGGAGACAGCGGCCCGTCATTTCGCCGGGCAGAGCGATCTTCTCCTCATCGCCGTTGATGGCGGCTCCCTTGGCGAAAAACTCGTCTACGAGCCATCGCGTGGCGGCGATCTCTTCCCGCACCTTTATGCCACCCTGCCGCTGTTCGCCGTGCTCTGGGAAAAGCCCCTGCCGCTTGGCCCCGACGGCACCCACCAGTTTCCGGAGATGTCCCTCTGA
- a CDS encoding quinone-dependent dihydroorotate dehydrogenase — MSLLSTLGRKGLFLFDPETAHGMSIAALKTGIVPACPAKPDPRLAQTIAGLTFPNPLGLAAGYDKNAEVPEALLRLGFGFTEIGTVTPRAQEGNPKPRIFRLVEDDAVINRLGFNNAGHAAALERLKACRRDALIGVNIGANKDSTDRVADYVAGIHTFYDVARYFTANISSPNTPGLRDLQAKDSLHALLSAVLAARAEEAARSGRHVPIFLKIAPDLTEEGLDDIAEVTLAHPLDGLIVSNTTLSRAGLRNTSQAGEAGGLSGKPLFEKSTIVLAKMRKRVGESLPIIGVGGVSSAETAAEKIRAGANLVQLYSCMVYAGPTLPGEIVSGLSRLCDREQIASISALRGTRTAHWADRPL; from the coding sequence ATGTCGCTGCTTTCGACCCTTGGCCGCAAGGGCCTCTTCCTGTTCGACCCGGAAACCGCGCACGGCATGTCGATCGCCGCGCTGAAGACCGGTATCGTGCCGGCCTGCCCGGCAAAGCCCGATCCGCGCCTTGCACAGACCATTGCCGGCCTCACCTTTCCCAACCCGCTCGGCCTGGCCGCGGGATACGACAAGAATGCCGAGGTGCCGGAAGCCCTGCTGCGTCTCGGCTTCGGCTTCACGGAAATCGGCACGGTGACGCCGCGCGCCCAGGAGGGCAATCCGAAGCCGCGCATCTTCCGCCTCGTGGAGGACGATGCCGTCATCAACCGCCTCGGCTTCAACAATGCCGGCCATGCAGCAGCACTCGAACGGCTGAAGGCCTGCCGACGCGATGCGCTGATCGGCGTCAATATCGGCGCCAACAAGGACAGCACCGATCGCGTCGCGGACTATGTTGCGGGCATCCACACCTTCTACGACGTCGCCCGCTATTTCACCGCCAACATTTCCTCGCCCAACACACCGGGCCTGCGCGACCTTCAGGCAAAAGACAGTCTCCATGCGCTGTTGTCCGCCGTTCTGGCTGCCCGTGCGGAGGAGGCGGCCCGCAGTGGTCGCCATGTGCCGATCTTCCTGAAGATCGCACCGGACTTGACGGAAGAAGGCCTCGACGACATCGCGGAAGTGACGCTTGCCCATCCGCTGGACGGCCTCATCGTCTCCAACACGACGCTGTCGCGTGCCGGCCTTCGCAATACCAGCCAGGCCGGCGAGGCGGGCGGCCTTTCCGGCAAGCCGCTGTTCGAAAAATCGACGATCGTGCTTGCCAAGATGCGCAAGCGCGTCGGCGAAAGCCTGCCGATCATCGGCGTCGGCGGCGTTTCCTCGGCAGAGACGGCGGCGGAAAAGATCCGCGCCGGTGCGAACCTCGTGCAGCTCTATTCCTGCATGGTCTATGCAGGTCCTACCTTGCCGGGCGAGATCGTGAGCGGCTTATCGCGCCTTTGTGATCGCGAGCAGATCGCCTCGATTTCCGCGCTTCGCGGCACGCGCACCGCCCATTGGGCGGACCGTCCCCTCTGA
- a CDS encoding response regulator transcription factor — MASALTIIIADDHPLFRGALKQALTGMDGNPDIVEAGDFEAARKSAESNPNADLLLLDLAMPGVSGLSGLISLRAEFQSLPVVIVSASDDPATIRRALDLGASGFISKSASIEDIREGISLVLEGNIYTPGGYVRGPEQDSEVADLIARLRTLTPQQSRVLAMLAEGLLNKQIAYELSVSEATIKAHVSAILLKLNVDSRTQAVIQLGKIGAAQAAA, encoded by the coding sequence ATGGCATCGGCACTCACGATCATCATCGCGGATGACCATCCGCTGTTCCGCGGCGCGCTGAAACAGGCGCTGACCGGAATGGACGGCAATCCCGATATCGTCGAGGCGGGGGATTTCGAGGCGGCGCGCAAGTCGGCCGAGAGCAATCCCAATGCCGATCTGCTGCTGCTCGACCTCGCTATGCCGGGCGTCAGTGGCCTTTCCGGCCTCATCTCGCTCAGGGCCGAATTCCAGAGCCTGCCGGTCGTCATCGTTTCGGCAAGCGACGACCCGGCCACCATCCGCCGCGCGCTCGATCTCGGTGCCTCCGGCTTCATCTCCAAGTCGGCCTCCATCGAAGACATCCGCGAGGGCATCAGCCTAGTGCTGGAGGGCAATATCTATACGCCTGGCGGTTATGTGCGCGGGCCGGAGCAGGACAGCGAGGTGGCAGACCTCATCGCGCGGCTGCGCACGCTGACCCCGCAGCAGTCCCGCGTGCTTGCCATGCTCGCCGAGGGCCTGCTCAACAAGCAGATCGCCTATGAACTCAGCGTCTCCGAGGCGACCATCAAGGCGCATGTCTCGGCAATTCTCCTGAAACTCAATGTCGACAGCCGCACCCAGGCGGTTATCCAGCTCGGCAAGATCGGCGCCGCACAGGCGGCGGCCTGA
- a CDS encoding DUF6460 domain-containing protein yields the protein MSNGVNGFLGDSPLRVLIKLLILSVAVGFLMSIFGLYPDDILFAVRDFFLDLWNTGFKTLGRLGDYLLLGAVIVIPVFILIRLVSYRR from the coding sequence ATGTCGAATGGCGTGAACGGGTTTCTTGGCGACAGCCCCCTGCGCGTGCTCATCAAGCTCCTGATCCTGTCGGTGGCGGTGGGCTTCCTGATGTCGATCTTCGGGCTTTACCCGGACGATATTCTGTTTGCGGTGCGCGATTTCTTCCTCGACCTGTGGAACACCGGCTTCAAGACGCTCGGGCGCCTCGGTGATTACCTGCTGCTCGGTGCCGTCATCGTCATACCGGTCTTCATCCTCATCCGCCTCGTGAGCTATCGCCGCTGA
- a CDS encoding PAS domain-containing hybrid sensor histidine kinase/response regulator, whose product MPGSLIFALALAYLLLLFAVASYGDRKAKRAGHTSKGRPLVYALSLAIYCTSWTYFGGVGLATTHGLEFLGIYIGPIVMFTLGMPLLRRIVTLAKSERLTSIADFVAARYGKNPGVAAVVALISLIGYIPYIALQLKAVSSSVSAMVDTTGFGIAASGGLIDLPLVVTLFLACFAIVFGTRHTDATEHQDGLILAISMESLVKLIAIASVGLYVIYVMFDGPGDLWQRASENERMMQALSYETPIARWILLITLSAFAIVMLPRQFHVTVVENRTAGELRTAGILFPLYLIAINLFVLPVAIGGVLTFNGTGDPDLYVLTLPFALDQPLLTLIAFIGGFSAATAMVIVASVALSIMVSNDIVIPVVLRRNLIGGVEQQDDLSRILLRIRRLAIFFVLLLGYAYYRAATANAGLASMGLLAFAAVAQVAPALLGGLFWRNANARGAMAGMICGLVIWAYLLFLPSIGVADNAYVAETVLGFLFPGSTIFTGEAADPLVNATLLSMMVNIGAYVIGSLTRNPTSLERLQAGTFIRSKPRLERAFRGRRTKVTVRDLKTTIAKYLGEERMQRSFHTYERQVGRWLEDNAPADAAIVHFSEQLLGSAIGSSSARLVLSLVLQRIDDTPTDTDWLLDQASEALQYNQDMLQTALGQMDQGIAVFDSAGNLTVWNRRFRHLLDLPEYVGQVGFPLSDIVEILVERGDIAETDREAAITRTMTFDEPFALVLGGGERIVEIRTNAMPEKGFVSTYTDITDRVAADRALKQVNETLEQRVAQRTVELTRVNTELAEARAAAEEANIGKTRFFAAAGHDILQPLNAARLYSSTLVERLGETENREMIHNIDSSLESVEAILGAVLDISRLDTGAMKPRVQTVPLKDLLKRIETDFAPMARAKNLKFTVLSSSLAIRTDPNLLRRVVQNLVSNAIKYTNSGKVLVGVRRKGGHAIIQVLDSGIGIPASKFRTVFKEFARLDEGARTAPGLGLGLSIVDRISRVLSHPVELQSTPGRGTSFKVRAPIDAAASRHVADKPAEVPASDEPLKGLRVLCIDNEPKILDGMRLLLSGWGCTVTLAESMAAVEAMVAGGAPPVDAVIADYHLGDGTGIAAIGKLRAARGREVPALLVTADRTPDVRAEAERDNIIVQNKPVRPASMRAWLTQLSTIQREAAE is encoded by the coding sequence ATGCCGGGCTCACTGATATTCGCCTTGGCACTCGCCTATCTGCTCCTGCTCTTCGCGGTAGCAAGTTACGGCGACCGGAAGGCCAAACGCGCCGGGCACACGTCGAAGGGCCGGCCGCTCGTCTATGCCTTGAGCCTGGCCATCTACTGCACCTCCTGGACCTATTTCGGCGGAGTCGGTCTCGCCACCACACATGGCCTTGAGTTTCTCGGCATCTATATCGGCCCGATCGTGATGTTCACCCTCGGCATGCCGCTTCTCCGCCGCATCGTCACACTCGCCAAATCCGAACGCCTCACCTCGATTGCCGACTTCGTCGCCGCACGTTACGGCAAGAATCCTGGTGTCGCCGCTGTCGTCGCCCTCATTTCGCTGATCGGCTACATTCCCTATATCGCGCTGCAATTGAAGGCGGTCTCCAGCTCCGTCTCGGCCATGGTCGACACGACGGGCTTCGGCATCGCCGCCTCGGGCGGGCTCATCGATCTGCCACTCGTCGTGACGTTATTCCTTGCCTGCTTCGCCATCGTCTTCGGCACACGCCACACCGACGCGACCGAGCACCAGGACGGCCTCATCCTCGCCATCTCGATGGAATCGCTGGTCAAGCTCATCGCCATCGCCTCGGTCGGCCTCTACGTCATCTATGTGATGTTCGACGGACCGGGCGACCTGTGGCAGCGCGCATCCGAAAACGAGCGTATGATGCAGGCGCTGTCCTATGAGACGCCGATCGCGCGGTGGATCCTGCTGATCACGCTCTCCGCTTTCGCTATCGTCATGCTGCCGCGCCAGTTTCACGTCACGGTGGTGGAAAACCGCACGGCCGGCGAATTGCGCACAGCCGGCATTCTCTTCCCGCTCTATCTGATCGCCATCAACCTCTTCGTGCTGCCCGTCGCCATCGGTGGCGTGCTGACCTTCAACGGCACGGGCGATCCCGACCTTTACGTGCTGACCCTGCCCTTCGCGCTCGACCAGCCGCTATTGACGCTCATCGCCTTCATCGGCGGCTTCTCCGCCGCCACCGCCATGGTCATCGTCGCATCGGTGGCGCTTTCCATCATGGTGTCGAACGACATCGTCATTCCGGTGGTGCTGCGCCGCAACCTCATCGGCGGCGTCGAGCAGCAGGACGATCTTTCACGCATCCTGCTGCGCATCCGGCGCCTTGCCATCTTCTTCGTGCTGCTGCTCGGCTATGCCTATTATCGCGCGGCGACGGCGAATGCGGGGCTTGCCTCGATGGGCCTCCTGGCCTTTGCCGCCGTAGCGCAGGTGGCGCCTGCACTGCTCGGCGGCCTGTTCTGGCGCAATGCCAATGCGCGCGGCGCCATGGCCGGCATGATCTGCGGCCTCGTCATTTGGGCCTATCTGCTCTTTCTGCCGAGCATCGGCGTTGCGGACAATGCCTATGTCGCCGAAACCGTGCTCGGCTTCCTGTTTCCCGGCTCCACCATCTTTACCGGTGAGGCAGCCGATCCGCTGGTCAACGCGACGCTGCTTTCCATGATGGTCAATATCGGCGCCTATGTGATCGGCTCGCTGACGCGCAACCCGACCTCGCTGGAGCGCCTTCAGGCCGGCACCTTCATTCGCTCGAAACCACGCCTCGAACGCGCCTTTCGTGGTCGCCGCACGAAAGTGACCGTGCGCGACCTCAAGACCACCATTGCCAAGTATCTCGGGGAGGAGCGCATGCAGCGCTCCTTCCACACCTATGAGCGACAGGTCGGCCGCTGGCTGGAGGACAATGCACCGGCGGATGCCGCCATCGTGCATTTTTCCGAACAGCTGCTCGGCAGCGCCATCGGCTCCTCTTCCGCCCGCCTCGTGCTCTCGCTCGTGCTGCAGCGCATCGACGACACGCCGACGGATACGGACTGGCTGCTCGACCAGGCCAGCGAAGCCCTGCAATACAATCAGGACATGCTGCAGACGGCACTTGGCCAGATGGACCAGGGCATCGCCGTCTTCGACAGCGCCGGTAACCTCACCGTCTGGAACCGCCGCTTTCGCCATCTGCTCGATTTGCCGGAATATGTCGGCCAGGTCGGCTTTCCGCTCTCCGATATCGTCGAAATCCTCGTCGAACGCGGCGATATCGCGGAGACCGATCGCGAGGCGGCGATCACCCGCACCATGACGTTTGACGAGCCTTTCGCGCTGGTGCTGGGCGGCGGCGAGCGCATCGTCGAAATCCGCACCAACGCCATGCCGGAAAAGGGTTTTGTTTCCACCTATACCGACATCACCGATCGGGTGGCCGCCGACCGGGCGCTGAAACAGGTCAACGAAACGCTGGAGCAGCGCGTCGCACAACGCACCGTCGAACTCACCCGCGTCAACACAGAGCTTGCCGAGGCCCGCGCGGCCGCCGAAGAGGCCAATATCGGCAAGACGCGCTTCTTCGCCGCTGCCGGCCACGACATTCTCCAGCCGCTCAATGCGGCGCGCCTCTACTCGTCCACCCTCGTGGAACGGCTCGGTGAGACGGAGAACCGCGAGATGATCCACAATATCGATTCCTCGCTCGAATCGGTGGAAGCCATCCTCGGCGCAGTGCTCGATATTTCCCGCCTCGACACGGGCGCGATGAAGCCGCGCGTGCAGACGGTCCCGCTCAAGGATCTCCTGAAGCGCATCGAGACCGACTTCGCGCCGATGGCACGCGCAAAGAACCTCAAGTTCACCGTGCTGTCCTCGTCGCTTGCCATACGCACGGACCCGAACCTGCTGCGCCGTGTCGTGCAGAATCTGGTCTCCAACGCCATCAAATACACCAACTCCGGCAAAGTGCTGGTCGGTGTGCGGCGCAAGGGCGGCCATGCCATCATCCAGGTGCTTGATTCCGGCATCGGCATTCCCGCCTCGAAATTCCGCACCGTCTTCAAGGAGTTCGCCCGTCTCGACGAGGGCGCGCGCACCGCCCCCGGACTCGGGCTCGGCCTTTCGATCGTCGACCGCATCTCGCGCGTGCTCTCCCACCCGGTCGAACTGCAATCGACGCCCGGCCGCGGCACCAGTTTCAAGGTGCGCGCGCCGATCGACGCCGCCGCCAGCCGCCACGTGGCCGACAAACCCGCGGAGGTGCCGGCAAGCGACGAGCCGTTGAAGGGCCTGCGGGTGCTGTGCATCGACAACGAACCAAAAATCCTCGACGGCATGCGGTTGTTGCTCTCCGGCTGGGGCTGCACGGTCACGCTCGCCGAATCAATGGCGGCGGTCGAGGCGATGGTTGCGGGTGGCGCACCCCCAGTCGATGCCGTCATTGCCGACTACCATCTCGGCGACGGCACGGGCATTGCGGCGATCGGGAAATTGCGCGCGGCGCGCGGCCGCGAGGTGCCGGCCCTGCTCGTCACCGCCGACCGCACACCGGATGTGCGCGCCGAAGCCGAACGCGACAATATCATCGTGCAGAACAAGCCCGTCCGCCCCGCCTCCATGCGGGCCTGGCTGACGCAGCTTTCAACGATACAGCGCGAGGCCGCGGAATAG
- a CDS encoding MATE family efflux transporter, whose product MSATAASENEGAGPFKVTHRLVLAIAIPMTLGFLTTPLIGLTDTAVAGRLGSADALAGMAIGAVIFDLLLGSFNFLRASTTGLVAQAFGRGDRREEQAVYWRSLIIALCCGLGIALLSPLLLSAGLFLMAPSPGVAEVTSTYFTIRVLAAPMALANYALLGFVLGRGQGMTGLLLQAIINGINIVLSITLGLGLGWGIAGIAWGTFAGETIGMLAGLLIVVSRFDRAHRPARAEIFARERLRALFSLNRDIMIRTFVLIGAFAIMTRIGSSMGPLVLAANAVLMNIFLVAGYYLDGIANAAEQLVGRAFGANFRPAFDRAVKLTMLWSFGLGAITTALFLAFGTDVIGLLTTTESVRAEAAKYLPWAALTAITGALAFQMDGVFIGATWSSAMRNMMLAAFAGYLIALALFVPLFGNHGLWLALNLFLAFRGIFLALRLPVLTARQFSGVGRS is encoded by the coding sequence ATGAGCGCGACGGCAGCAAGCGAAAACGAGGGCGCAGGTCCCTTCAAGGTGACGCACCGGCTGGTGCTGGCGATCGCCATTCCCATGACGCTCGGTTTCCTGACGACGCCGCTGATCGGGCTGACCGACACGGCGGTTGCCGGCCGGCTCGGCTCGGCGGATGCGCTTGCCGGCATGGCCATCGGCGCGGTGATCTTCGATCTTCTGCTCGGCAGCTTCAATTTTCTGCGCGCCTCCACCACCGGCCTCGTGGCGCAGGCCTTCGGCCGCGGCGATCGGCGCGAGGAACAGGCGGTCTACTGGCGCTCTCTGATCATCGCGCTCTGTTGCGGGCTTGGAATCGCATTGCTCTCGCCGTTGCTGCTGTCTGCCGGGCTCTTCCTGATGGCGCCGTCGCCGGGTGTCGCGGAGGTCACGTCCACCTATTTCACGATCCGCGTGCTGGCCGCCCCCATGGCACTTGCCAACTATGCGCTGCTCGGTTTCGTGCTGGGGCGCGGACAGGGCATGACGGGACTGTTGCTGCAGGCGATCATCAACGGCATCAATATCGTGCTGTCGATCACGCTTGGCCTCGGGCTCGGCTGGGGCATTGCCGGCATCGCCTGGGGTACCTTTGCCGGCGAGACGATCGGCATGCTGGCGGGGCTCCTCATCGTCGTGTCGCGCTTCGACCGGGCTCATCGTCCCGCGCGGGCCGAAATTTTCGCACGCGAACGGCTGCGGGCGCTGTTCTCGCTCAACCGGGACATCATGATCCGCACCTTCGTGCTGATCGGCGCCTTCGCCATCATGACGCGCATCGGCTCGTCGATGGGTCCGCTGGTGCTTGCCGCCAATGCGGTGCTGATGAACATTTTTCTCGTCGCCGGCTATTATCTCGACGGCATCGCCAATGCGGCCGAACAGCTGGTTGGCCGGGCCTTCGGCGCGAATTTCCGGCCGGCCTTCGACCGCGCGGTGAAGCTCACCATGCTCTGGTCGTTCGGGCTCGGCGCGATCACGACGGCGCTCTTCCTCGCCTTCGGTACGGATGTGATTGGCCTGTTGACGACGACGGAAAGTGTCAGGGCGGAGGCGGCAAAATACCTGCCCTGGGCGGCGCTGACGGCGATCACCGGGGCACTTGCCTTCCAGATGGACGGCGTGTTCATCGGCGCGACCTGGTCGTCGGCGATGCGCAACATGATGCTCGCAGCCTTCGCCGGCTATCTGATCGCGCTTGCCCTCTTCGTGCCGCTCTTCGGCAATCACGGGCTCTGGCTGGCGCTCAATCTGTTCCTGGCGTTTCGGGGGATTTTTCTTGCGCTGCGCCTGCCGGTGCTGACGGCGCGGCAGTTTTCCGGGGTGGGCCGGAGCTAG
- a CDS encoding CAP domain-containing protein: MLSRRSFLTASAVAAAALAAGCSTTSVLSPSAGTGSDQTPTSLALVNKLRADRGLPALSIDKAAQRAAMDQASRMASAGKMEHNIGFGANFAKRMKGMEVALPAAENIAAGQDSATEAFDAWYRSPKHLENMLGKSFQGLGVAVVSNPSSGNRPYWAMVLSG, translated from the coding sequence ATGCTGTCCCGCCGTTCTTTTCTCACCGCCTCCGCCGTGGCCGCCGCAGCGCTTGCCGCGGGCTGCTCCACCACCAGCGTTTTGAGCCCGTCGGCCGGCACTGGCAGCGACCAGACGCCGACCTCGCTTGCTCTCGTCAACAAACTGAGGGCCGACCGCGGCCTGCCGGCGCTTTCTATCGACAAGGCGGCGCAGCGTGCGGCGATGGACCAGGCAAGCCGCATGGCCTCTGCCGGCAAGATGGAGCACAATATCGGCTTCGGCGCCAATTTCGCCAAGCGCATGAAGGGCATGGAGGTGGCGCTGCCGGCGGCGGAAAACATCGCCGCGGGGCAGGATAGTGCGACAGAAGCCTTCGATGCCTGGTATCGTTCACCAAAACATCTGGAAAACATGTTGGGGAAGAGTTTTCAGGGCCTCGGCGTTGCGGTGGTGTCCAATCCCTCGTCCGGCAACCGGCCTTACTGGGCGATGGTGCTTTCGGGCTGA
- the mscL gene encoding large conductance mechanosensitive channel protein MscL: MLNEFKAFIARGNVMDLAVGVIIGAAFSKIVESVVNDLVMPIVGALTGGGFDFSNYFIALSGNVTATSLAAAREQGAVFAYGSFITVLINFLILAWIIFLMIKGVNRMRASLEKEKAAGAAEPAPPPEDVLLLTEIRDLLKSRPAA; encoded by the coding sequence ATGCTCAATGAGTTCAAGGCGTTCATCGCCCGCGGTAATGTTATGGACCTCGCCGTGGGTGTCATCATTGGTGCAGCTTTCAGCAAGATCGTCGAATCGGTCGTCAACGACCTCGTTATGCCGATTGTCGGTGCTCTGACGGGCGGCGGTTTCGACTTTTCCAACTACTTCATTGCGCTGTCGGGCAATGTGACGGCGACGTCGCTTGCGGCGGCTCGCGAACAGGGTGCAGTCTTTGCCTATGGCAGCTTCATCACCGTCCTGATCAACTTTCTGATCCTCGCCTGGATCATCTTCCTGATGATCAAGGGTGTGAACCGTATGCGCGCGTCGCTGGAGAAGGAAAAGGCTGCCGGTGCCGCCGAACCTGCACCGCCGCCGGAAGATGTGCTGCTTCTCACCGAAATTCGCGATCTTCTGAAGAGCCGCCCGGCCGCCTGA
- a CDS encoding DUF2934 domain-containing protein, whose protein sequence is MDDHDERIRQKAHDIWEEEGRPEGREYSHWLRARAEIQEEDGKVSGLVQRRDQPSGEAIERTSKADIALNALPPGTVPENPTAENPDRIVRLKPKQVKKPLDARDIDAQLDEPF, encoded by the coding sequence ATGGATGATCACGACGAACGAATCCGCCAAAAAGCCCATGACATCTGGGAGGAAGAAGGCCGTCCGGAGGGCCGGGAATATTCGCACTGGCTGCGCGCCCGTGCGGAAATTCAAGAAGAAGACGGCAAGGTCAGCGGTCTTGTCCAGCGCCGGGACCAACCTTCGGGCGAGGCCATCGAGCGGACCAGCAAAGCCGATATCGCCCTCAATGCGCTTCCGCCAGGCACCGTGCCGGAAAATCCGACGGCGGAAAATCCCGACCGCATCGTCCGGCTGAAGCCGAAACAGGTGAAAAAGCCGCTGGATGCCCGGGACATCGACGCCCAGCTTGACGAGCCGTTCTGA